A portion of the Mustela erminea isolate mMusErm1 chromosome 19, mMusErm1.Pri, whole genome shotgun sequence genome contains these proteins:
- the LOC116579158 gene encoding LOW QUALITY PROTEIN: zinc finger protein 93-like (The sequence of the model RefSeq protein was modified relative to this genomic sequence to represent the inferred CDS: inserted 2 bases in 1 codon; deleted 1 base in 1 codon), translated as MIPSGEKTPIFKGCGKVFDWHSTRSQHQQMNTEVKSYKCEECGKTFKYCSSLRKHRQIHTKLYKCEECGNVFKIHSXHHRIHTGEKPYKCKECGRSFNQQAYLTRHHRIHTGEKPYICQECGKAFKCHSTLRNHLRTHTGERPYKCQECGKAFHQSSSLTVHHRNHTGERPYKCKECGKAFSLHSNLLKHHRTHTGEKPYKCKECGKAFNQRSHLSKHHRSHTGKKL; from the exons ATGATCCCTAGTGGCGAGAAAACACCCATTTTTAAGGGATGTGGTAAAGTCTTTGACTGGCACTCAACCCGATCTCAGCATCAGCAAATGAATActgaagtgaaatcatacaaatgTGAAGAATGTGGTAAAACCTTTAAGTACTGCTCATCCCTAAGGAAACATAGGCAAATCCATACGAAACTCTACAAATGTGAAGAGTGtggcaatgtttttaaaattcactc acatcacagaattcatactggagaaaaaccttacaaatgtaaggaatgtggtaGGTCTTTTAACCAGCAGGCATACCTTACtcgacatcacagaattcatactggagagaagccttacatatgtcaagaatgtggcaaggcctttaagtGTCACTCAACCCTTCGTAATCATCTCagaactcatactggagagagaccttacaaatgtcaagaatgtggcaaggcctttcaCCAGAGCTCATCGCTTACTGTACATCACAGAAATCATACTGGAGAAAGA CCTtacaaatgtaaggaatgtggcaaggccttttcATTGCATTCAAACCTTCTTAAGCATCACagaactcatactggagagaaaccttacaaatgcaaagaatgtggcaaggcctttaaccaGCGCTCACACCTTAGCAAACATCATAGAAGTCATACTggcaagaaactttaa